One Streptomyces coeruleorubidus DNA segment encodes these proteins:
- the mmuM gene encoding homocysteine S-methyltransferase: MTSTLPLAEALAAGTVVLDGGMSNQLESAGHDLSDELWSARLLAQQPEAITEAHLAYFRAGADVAITASYQATFEGFAKHGIDHDRAAELMALSVELARDAARLARVSRPLWVAASAGPYGAMLADGSEYRGRYGLTVDELERFHRPRLEVLAAARPDVLALETVPDADEARALLRAVRGLGVPAWLTYSVAGGRTRAGQPLEEAFALAADAHEVIAVGVNCCAPEDADTAAAIAARVTGKPVVVYPNSGETWDAGARAWTGRATFTADQVRGWQQSGARLIGGCCRVGPEAISGIAGLSG; the protein is encoded by the coding sequence ATGACCAGCACCCTCCCCCTCGCCGAAGCCCTCGCCGCCGGGACGGTCGTCCTCGACGGCGGCATGTCCAACCAGCTCGAGTCGGCCGGGCACGACCTGAGCGACGAGCTGTGGTCGGCGCGGCTGCTCGCGCAGCAGCCGGAGGCGATCACCGAGGCGCATCTCGCCTACTTCCGGGCGGGCGCGGACGTGGCGATCACTGCCAGCTACCAGGCCACGTTCGAGGGCTTCGCCAAGCACGGCATCGACCACGACCGGGCAGCGGAACTCATGGCCCTCAGCGTCGAGTTGGCCCGCGACGCGGCCCGCCTGGCCCGCGTCTCCCGCCCGTTGTGGGTGGCCGCCTCGGCCGGCCCGTACGGGGCGATGCTCGCGGACGGTTCCGAGTACCGGGGGCGCTACGGCCTCACGGTCGACGAGCTGGAGCGCTTCCACCGCCCCCGCCTGGAGGTGCTGGCCGCCGCCCGTCCCGACGTCCTCGCCCTGGAGACGGTCCCCGACGCCGACGAGGCCAGGGCCCTGCTGCGGGCGGTGCGCGGGCTCGGGGTGCCGGCCTGGCTGACGTACTCCGTCGCCGGCGGCCGCACGCGCGCCGGGCAGCCCCTGGAGGAGGCCTTCGCCCTGGCGGCCGACGCGCACGAGGTGATCGCGGTCGGCGTGAACTGCTGCGCACCCGAGGACGCGGACACCGCCGCCGCGATCGCGGCCCGGGTCACCGGAAAGCCGGTCGTCGTCTACCCCAACAGCGGTGAGACCTGGGACGCCGGCGCCCGCGCCTGGACCGGCCGCGCCACTTTCACCGCCGACCAGGTGCGGGGCTGGCAGCAGTCCGGCGCCCGTCTGATCGGCGGCTGCTGCCGGGTGGGCCCGGAGGCGATCTCGGGCATCGCCGGGCTCAGCGGCTGA
- a CDS encoding DUF3592 domain-containing protein has protein sequence MTGLIGMGVFLLPWGLRIWYVERSLKRNGVRVVATCVDRVYGGNSADPKSVLCEYYSEDGRRMRWMVGGEPDFPEVGDQVELIYDAQYPGQAVRWEERRSPITLGVAWTSVAALLIAAGTLGVLLT, from the coding sequence GTGACCGGGCTGATCGGCATGGGTGTGTTCTTGTTGCCATGGGGGCTGCGCATCTGGTACGTCGAGCGGAGCTTGAAGCGCAACGGGGTGCGTGTCGTCGCGACATGCGTCGACCGGGTCTACGGAGGGAACAGCGCGGATCCCAAGAGTGTGCTGTGCGAGTACTACTCCGAAGACGGCCGCCGGATGCGCTGGATGGTGGGCGGTGAGCCCGACTTCCCGGAGGTGGGCGACCAGGTCGAGCTGATCTATGACGCGCAATATCCGGGGCAGGCAGTGAGGTGGGAGGAGAGGAGGTCCCCGATCACCCTCGGCGTCGCCTGGACCTCCGTGGCCGCCCTGTTGATCGCCGCGGGAACGCTGGGAGTGCTGCTCACCTGA
- a CDS encoding carboxymuconolactone decarboxylase family protein, with product MRIFIDKQSPKAFHALVQTSEAVRAVAAEAGLDRIAVELINLRVSQLNGCAYCLDIHTRAAVRAGESAQRLGVLAAWRDTEVFTPVERATLALAEATTDPTDAVAQQSAYEAARQVLTDDQISAAIWAAVTINAFNRVSILSKHPVRANEST from the coding sequence GTGCGGATCTTCATCGACAAACAGAGCCCCAAGGCCTTCCACGCCCTGGTGCAGACATCGGAAGCGGTGCGCGCCGTCGCCGCCGAGGCAGGACTCGACCGCATCGCCGTGGAACTGATCAACCTCCGCGTGTCCCAGCTCAACGGCTGCGCCTACTGCCTCGACATCCACACCAGGGCGGCCGTGCGCGCGGGCGAGTCGGCGCAGCGGCTGGGAGTACTTGCCGCCTGGCGGGACACCGAGGTGTTCACCCCCGTGGAGCGCGCGACCCTCGCCCTGGCCGAGGCGACGACCGACCCCACCGATGCTGTCGCACAACAGTCCGCCTACGAAGCCGCTCGACAGGTACTCACCGACGATCAGATCTCCGCGGCGATCTGGGCGGCGGTCACCATCAACGCGTTCAACCGGGTCTCGATCCTGAGCAAGCATCCGGTACGGGCGAATGAGAGTACGTGA
- a CDS encoding amino acid permease, which produces MTVPSPAEAAEPVEPAPAPAPRRTFGLAAATALVMGNIIGGGIFALPATVAPYGTVSLLAFVVLSVGAVALALLFGRLARRSPVTGGLYVYPRDAFGDFAGFLSAWSYWTMCWVSIAALAVAVVGYVDVLIPLHGNHVLQAAVAMAALWLPAAANFAGTRWVGAVQVVSTVLKFVPLLLLATIGLFFVDADNFGPFNASGQSVSGALAASAALLLYSFLGVESAAVSAGEVRDPERTVARASVLGTLASALVYILGTVAVFGLVPHGELVDSGAPFADAVNALTGSSWGGTAIALVAVVSITGCLNGWILMAAQMPYAAARDGLFPAPFARVGKGGVPGFGVWACAILGTLLIALNYTAGPDTTFRVLVLITTFTGCVPYLLSAAAQLYWLARGTRARVRPAGLARDLTVAVLSFGFSFWLIAGAGYAAVYQGVLFLFAGIPVYVWLRGRREASD; this is translated from the coding sequence ATGACCGTCCCCAGCCCCGCCGAGGCCGCCGAACCCGTCGAGCCGGCCCCGGCGCCCGCTCCCCGCCGCACCTTCGGCCTCGCCGCCGCCACGGCCCTCGTCATGGGCAACATCATCGGCGGCGGCATCTTCGCCCTGCCCGCCACCGTCGCCCCCTACGGCACGGTCAGCCTGCTCGCCTTCGTCGTGCTCTCGGTCGGCGCGGTCGCCCTCGCCCTGCTCTTCGGCAGGCTGGCGCGGCGCAGCCCGGTCACCGGCGGGCTGTACGTGTACCCGCGGGACGCGTTCGGCGACTTCGCCGGGTTCCTGTCGGCCTGGTCGTACTGGACGATGTGCTGGGTCAGCATCGCCGCCCTGGCCGTCGCGGTCGTCGGCTACGTCGACGTCCTGATACCCCTGCACGGCAACCACGTCCTCCAGGCCGCCGTCGCCATGGCCGCTCTGTGGCTGCCCGCCGCCGCCAACTTCGCGGGCACCCGCTGGGTCGGCGCGGTGCAGGTCGTCTCCACCGTCCTGAAGTTCGTGCCGCTGCTCCTGCTGGCCACCATCGGCCTGTTCTTCGTCGACGCGGACAACTTCGGCCCGTTCAACGCCTCCGGCCAGAGCGTCTCCGGCGCGCTGGCCGCCTCCGCCGCGCTGCTGCTGTACAGCTTCCTCGGGGTGGAGTCGGCCGCGGTCAGCGCGGGCGAGGTCCGCGACCCGGAGCGCACGGTCGCCCGGGCGAGCGTGCTCGGCACCCTGGCCTCGGCCCTGGTCTACATCCTGGGCACGGTCGCCGTCTTCGGCCTCGTCCCGCACGGCGAACTCGTCGACTCCGGCGCCCCGTTCGCCGACGCGGTGAACGCCCTCACCGGCAGCTCCTGGGGCGGCACCGCCATCGCCCTGGTCGCCGTCGTCTCGATCACCGGCTGCCTCAACGGCTGGATCCTCATGGCCGCGCAGATGCCGTACGCCGCCGCGCGTGACGGTCTCTTCCCCGCACCCTTCGCCCGGGTCGGCAAGGGCGGCGTCCCCGGCTTCGGCGTCTGGGCCTGCGCGATCCTCGGCACGCTCCTCATCGCCCTCAACTACACGGCGGGCCCGGACACCACGTTCCGCGTCCTCGTCCTGATCACCACGTTCACCGGCTGCGTGCCCTACCTCCTGTCGGCGGCGGCCCAGCTCTACTGGCTGGCCCGCGGCACCCGCGCCCGCGTCCGCCCCGCCGGCCTCGCCCGCGACCTGACCGTCGCCGTCCTCTCCTTCGGCTTCTCCTTCTGGCTGATCGCGGGCGCCGGATACGCGGCCGTCTACCAGGGCGTGTTGTTCCTGTTCGCCGGGATTCCGGTGTACGTGTGGCTGCGGGGGCGGCGGGAGGCGTCCGACTGA
- a CDS encoding pirin family protein, with translation MPAITVDDVLVLPRLPELDPADTAYRPVHRLTTAQHGFEGEGFPVRRAFAGVPLPELDPLVHMDHMGEVEMAPGEPMGTPWHPHRGFETVTYLIDGAVEHQDSNGGGGHLIDGDTQWMTAGSGILHIEQPPEHLVMSGGVLHGVQLWVNLPRAEKMSPPRYQDIRGKHTGLLTTPDGGALIRVIAGDIAGHTGPGVTHTPITVAHLTVEPGAQVDLPWDPAYNALAYTLAGHGTVGAEAHPIREGRLAVFGTGDALRLTADRRQESRSPKLELFVLGGLPIREPVFQYGPFVMNTREEVQQAFEDYQAGRLGVIPAQHLPHSS, from the coding sequence ATGCCTGCCATCACCGTGGACGACGTACTCGTCCTGCCGCGCCTGCCGGAGCTCGACCCGGCCGACACGGCATACCGGCCCGTTCACCGCCTGACGACTGCACAGCACGGCTTCGAGGGTGAGGGCTTCCCGGTGCGCCGCGCCTTTGCCGGGGTGCCGTTGCCCGAGCTGGATCCGCTCGTGCACATGGACCACATGGGCGAGGTCGAGATGGCGCCGGGGGAACCCATGGGAACTCCGTGGCATCCACACCGCGGCTTCGAGACCGTCACCTACCTCATCGACGGCGCCGTGGAACACCAGGATTCCAATGGCGGCGGCGGGCATCTCATCGACGGCGACACCCAGTGGATGACCGCGGGCTCGGGCATCCTCCACATCGAACAGCCGCCGGAGCACCTGGTCATGAGCGGTGGAGTCCTGCACGGAGTGCAACTGTGGGTCAACCTGCCGCGGGCCGAGAAGATGAGCCCGCCGCGCTACCAGGACATCCGCGGCAAGCACACCGGGCTGCTCACCACCCCCGACGGCGGCGCGCTGATCCGGGTGATCGCCGGGGACATCGCCGGACACACCGGCCCGGGCGTGACCCACACCCCGATCACCGTCGCCCACCTCACCGTCGAACCCGGCGCCCAGGTCGACTTGCCGTGGGACCCCGCCTACAACGCACTCGCCTACACCCTGGCGGGCCACGGCACGGTCGGCGCCGAAGCCCACCCGATCCGGGAGGGCCGGCTCGCCGTCTTCGGCACGGGTGACGCACTGCGCCTGACCGCCGACCGCCGCCAGGAATCCCGCTCCCCCAAGCTGGAACTCTTCGTGCTGGGCGGCCTCCCCATCCGCGAACCCGTCTTCCAGTACGGCCCGTTCGTGATGAATACCCGCGAAGAGGTCCAGCAGGCCTTCGAGGACTACCAGGCGGGCCGCCTGGGCGTCATCCCCGCCCAGCATCTTCCCCACTCTTCCTGA
- a CDS encoding DoxX family protein has translation MNVTLWAVAALLALVFLGAGAAKLAQPKEKLIASPSMGWAEDFSPGLIKTIGLLEVLAAIGLILPAAVDIAPDLVPLAASGLALTMLGAAITHSRRGEAQSVVVNVVLFALTVFVAWGRFGPHAF, from the coding sequence GTGAACGTCACCCTTTGGGCTGTCGCGGCCCTGCTCGCTCTGGTCTTCCTCGGCGCCGGCGCCGCCAAGCTCGCCCAGCCGAAGGAGAAGCTCATCGCCTCCCCGTCCATGGGCTGGGCCGAGGACTTCTCCCCTGGGCTGATCAAGACGATCGGCCTCCTGGAGGTTCTCGCCGCGATCGGGCTGATCCTGCCCGCGGCCGTGGACATCGCTCCGGACCTGGTTCCGCTGGCCGCCTCCGGCCTGGCACTGACCATGCTCGGCGCCGCGATCACGCACAGCCGGCGCGGGGAGGCCCAGTCGGTCGTCGTGAACGTGGTCCTGTTCGCCCTGACCGTCTTCGTGGCCTGGGGCCGGTTCGGGCCGCACGCCTTCTGA
- a CDS encoding pirin family protein, producing MSNAEAEPAVMRCGPPDDDVRQAGVPRVDVLPARDVPLGGPRSMTVRRTLPQRDRTLIGAWCFADHYGPDEVTDRGGMALAPHPHTGLQTVTWLFSGEVEHRDTLGTHALVRSGELNLMTSGYGIAHSEVSTPRTTVVHGVQLWVALPAEHRNAARDFQHHVPEPVRMQGAEIRVFLGSLADDVSPVRTFTPLLGAEIILEPRMTVAFSVDTGFEHGVLVDSGDVRVADTLLHRAEMGYVPPGADVLTLSNESDAPARTILLGGTPFEEEIVMWWNFIGRTHEDVVKAREDWEASSERFGTIQGFPGGRLPAPALPNATIRPRRNPPRR from the coding sequence GTGAGTAATGCAGAAGCCGAACCGGCAGTGATGAGATGCGGGCCGCCGGACGACGATGTCCGGCAGGCCGGGGTGCCACGGGTCGACGTGCTCCCGGCGCGGGACGTACCCCTGGGCGGACCGCGCTCGATGACGGTGCGGCGGACGCTGCCGCAACGGGACCGCACGCTGATCGGCGCCTGGTGCTTCGCCGACCACTACGGCCCCGACGAGGTCACCGACAGGGGCGGCATGGCGCTGGCCCCGCATCCGCACACCGGTCTCCAGACGGTGACCTGGCTCTTCAGTGGGGAGGTGGAGCACCGCGACACGCTCGGCACCCACGCCCTCGTGCGGTCGGGGGAGCTGAACCTCATGACGAGCGGGTACGGCATCGCCCACTCGGAGGTCTCCACCCCGCGCACAACCGTCGTCCACGGCGTCCAGCTGTGGGTGGCGCTGCCGGCGGAGCACCGCAACGCCGCACGGGACTTCCAGCACCACGTGCCCGAGCCCGTGCGGATGCAGGGGGCCGAGATCAGGGTCTTCCTCGGCTCGCTCGCGGATGACGTCTCTCCGGTACGGACGTTCACGCCGCTGCTCGGCGCCGAGATCATCCTCGAACCGCGTATGACGGTCGCCTTCTCCGTGGACACCGGCTTCGAGCACGGCGTTCTCGTGGACAGCGGTGACGTCCGTGTGGCCGACACGCTGCTGCACCGGGCGGAGATGGGCTATGTCCCGCCGGGTGCCGATGTGCTGACGCTGTCGAACGAGTCGGATGCCCCGGCGCGCACGATCCTCCTCGGTGGAACTCCCTTCGAGGAGGAGATCGTCATGTGGTGGAACTTCATCGGCCGCACCCACGAGGACGTCGTCAAGGCCCGCGAGGACTGGGAGGCCTCCTCCGAGCGTTTCGGCACCATCCAGGGCTTCCCGGGAGGCCGTCTTCCCGCGCCCGCCCTGCCCAACGCCACCATCAGGCCGCGCCGCAACCCTCCGCGCCGCTGA
- a CDS encoding MarR family winged helix-turn-helix transcriptional regulator: MEQAVRWLTPEEQHAWRSFVRLHERLGGRLSRLLQAESKLSAADYAVLVNLTDAPDGRQRYQDLCRDLEWEKSRMSHHIARMAGRGLVVREECPEDARGAFVVITPKGREAVEAAAPLHVEAVRDLFLDHVTPAELRMLGEISGRVVQKLDEKPF, encoded by the coding sequence ATGGAGCAGGCGGTGCGATGGTTGACCCCGGAGGAGCAGCACGCGTGGCGGAGCTTTGTTCGGTTGCATGAGCGGCTGGGGGGCCGTTTGTCGCGTCTGCTGCAGGCCGAGTCGAAGTTGTCGGCTGCGGACTACGCGGTGCTGGTCAATCTGACGGACGCGCCGGATGGGCGGCAGCGTTATCAGGACCTGTGCCGTGATCTGGAGTGGGAGAAGAGCCGGATGTCCCATCACATCGCGCGGATGGCCGGCCGTGGGCTGGTGGTGCGGGAGGAATGCCCCGAGGACGCGCGGGGGGCCTTCGTGGTGATCACGCCGAAGGGGCGGGAGGCGGTCGAGGCGGCGGCCCCGCTACATGTGGAAGCGGTGCGGGACCTGTTCCTGGACCACGTCACGCCCGCGGAGCTGCGGATGCTGGGCGAGATCTCGGGGCGCGTGGTGCAGAAGCTGGACGAGAAACCGTTCTGA
- a CDS encoding GNAT family N-acetyltransferase: protein MSQSSAVPVVERADAHHRYEILVDGKRAGVTEYRDVDDQRVFFHTEVDDAYAGQGLAALLVQQALTDTRTSGKRIVPACPYVAKFVKRHDEFAGITDPVTPDVLRWLEAELG, encoded by the coding sequence ATGAGTCAGTCTTCTGCCGTCCCGGTCGTGGAACGGGCGGACGCCCACCATCGGTACGAGATCCTGGTCGACGGCAAGCGCGCCGGTGTGACGGAGTACCGCGACGTCGATGACCAGCGCGTCTTCTTCCACACCGAGGTCGACGACGCCTACGCCGGACAGGGCCTGGCCGCGCTGCTGGTGCAGCAGGCGCTCACCGACACGCGCACCTCCGGGAAGCGGATCGTCCCCGCCTGTCCGTACGTGGCCAAGTTCGTGAAGAGGCATGACGAGTTCGCGGGCATCACCGACCCCGTGACGCCCGACGTCCTGCGGTGGCTGGAGGCCGAGCTGGGCTGA
- a CDS encoding helix-turn-helix domain-containing protein produces the protein MVVDRRHPPRSGRRSSSVSSSRSLFIAGAEPASVPLYGFQPPVGTPYGLEVTTVEDFHAHHDDWPWNPPRPGRATFHYLILVTEGVLRHDVDHVTRTVAPGQWLWVRPGHVQCWHDPSTARGPFVMFEPDVLRSDTARELAPLVSHDAPAVLTPHSADAPWLEQTALQLLDEHRALGRRPLAAHHALRRSLLEALLLRLAHSPGVSAPPADAGTASSGSGCRSAPPGGTAGRRHTYERFLDALELRFRELHRADDYAQLLGCSVRTLSRAARAATGKGAREIINGRRLLEARRLLGHARWTAHEVAAHLGFTDAANFGRFFRHHTGLTPAAYTARQVTPDC, from the coding sequence ATGGTGGTCGACAGGCGACATCCTCCGCGATCGGGACGGCGCTCCTCCAGCGTCTCCTCCTCGCGGTCGCTCTTCATCGCAGGGGCCGAGCCCGCTTCCGTCCCGCTGTACGGCTTCCAGCCCCCAGTCGGTACGCCGTACGGCCTGGAAGTGACCACCGTCGAGGACTTCCACGCCCACCACGACGACTGGCCGTGGAACCCGCCCCGTCCGGGCCGGGCCACCTTCCACTACCTGATCCTGGTCACCGAGGGTGTACTGCGGCACGACGTCGACCACGTCACGCGCACCGTCGCCCCCGGCCAGTGGCTGTGGGTGCGCCCCGGGCACGTGCAGTGCTGGCACGACCCCAGCACCGCCCGGGGCCCCTTCGTCATGTTCGAGCCGGACGTGCTCCGGTCCGACACCGCCCGCGAGCTGGCTCCCCTCGTCTCACACGACGCTCCCGCCGTCCTGACCCCGCACTCCGCCGACGCCCCCTGGCTGGAACAGACCGCGCTCCAGCTCCTCGACGAACACCGCGCGCTGGGACGCCGCCCGCTCGCGGCCCATCACGCCCTGCGGCGCAGCCTCCTCGAAGCGCTGCTCCTGCGCCTGGCCCACTCCCCAGGTGTCTCGGCCCCTCCGGCCGACGCCGGAACCGCCTCCTCAGGTAGCGGCTGCCGCTCCGCGCCCCCCGGCGGCACCGCCGGGCGCCGCCACACCTACGAACGATTCCTGGACGCCCTCGAGCTGCGCTTCCGTGAGCTGCACCGCGCCGACGACTACGCCCAGTTGCTCGGCTGCTCGGTGCGCACCCTCAGCCGCGCCGCCCGGGCCGCCACCGGCAAGGGAGCACGGGAGATCATCAATGGCCGGCGGCTGCTCGAAGCGCGCCGCCTCCTCGGCCACGCCCGGTGGACCGCCCACGAGGTCGCCGCCCACCTCGGCTTCACCGACGCGGCCAACTTCGGCCGGTTCTTCCGCCACCACACCGGCCTCACCCCCGCCGCCTACACGGCTCGTCAGGTGACCCCCGATTGCTGA
- a CDS encoding zinc-binding dehydrogenase, with the protein MGGLDVRLTAAQALDIAAAKPGDTLRVTGAAGAVGGYTVQLAAPAGVRVVAVAGAGDEELVRDLGAAFFVPRTADLSAEVRHLVPGGVHAAVDAASVGMLALDAVRGGGSMVSGLGNAPTPLRGIRVGNVWIRADGPRLAELATAGLRQRVADVMPLDRVAEAHRRLAAGGLRGRLVLVP; encoded by the coding sequence GTGGGAGGACTAGATGTGCGGCTCACCGCCGCGCAGGCACTCGACATCGCCGCGGCCAAGCCGGGCGACACGCTGCGGGTCACCGGAGCGGCGGGGGCAGTGGGCGGTTACACGGTGCAGCTCGCCGCGCCGGCCGGTGTTCGGGTGGTTGCGGTCGCGGGCGCCGGCGACGAGGAGCTGGTGCGCGATCTAGGCGCGGCGTTCTTCGTGCCGCGGACTGCGGACCTGTCCGCCGAGGTGCGCCACCTTGTGCCCGGTGGCGTGCACGCGGCAGTCGACGCGGCATCGGTGGGCATGCTCGCGCTGGACGCGGTGCGCGGCGGGGGTTCGATGGTCAGCGGGCTGGGCAACGCGCCGACGCCGTTGCGCGGCATCCGGGTGGGCAATGTATGGATCCGCGCGGACGGCCCCCGGCTCGCCGAGTTGGCCACCGCCGGGCTGCGTCAGCGGGTCGCCGACGTCATGCCGCTGGACAGGGTCGCCGAGGCGCACCGCAGGCTGGCGGCGGGTGGGTTGCGCGGTCGCCTGGTGCTGGTGCCCTGA